CTCTGCCTCTTGAGAGAGCCCCCTACCTCCTTCCGGCACCTCCCCCAAAGGCCCCCTAGCCCCTCACAAGGGTGATAGTCCCCCTCCCAGGACTCAGACTGAGGGCCCAGCAGGAGTAGTGATAAAGGGGTCAGTGAactgtggggaaggggagggaggtggcccaCAAAGTCTCTGGGATGACTGGAGGGGTCCTTGGGGATCTCTCTTCTCAGCCCTGAGGCCATCAACTCCTAACTCCCTCTCCCTAAACACACACTCATTCTACTCCCTCAGGCCACGTCTTAGCAAGGGTGTGCCAAGTCCCCTGTGCAGTGCCGGGGGCACAGCAGCTGCCTTTGTGCTGGATGCAGGGCTGGAGCCTGCCGTCAAGCTTTGCCACTTCTCACTGCACGACTGTGGATTGTTACTTCCACCTCTGGGTCCCAGTTAGTTTATCTCCGCGAGGAGGTGAAGGCCCGCTTTGCAGGTAACAACTCCCTAACAAGGGAGTTCTGGGCTGCATAAGGGGATATTTTCTGTTTTGGCTGACTGGGTACCTCCCTCTTCCCACCTCTGTCTCCCTGTTGGAAAGAAAGGATGAGAGGGGAGTGACGGCCAGTGTCTGGGCCAGTCTCCATATAGCCTGTGGCCTCCATCCTCCACCACACAGCCTCCAGGGCACTGTCTGACACAGACCTCCACTCTGTGTGGCATCTTCACCCAGTGTCCTTGACCCTCTGTTCCCCCGAGTGCTTCCTGGTAGGGGCTGAGAAGAGGTTTAATGGAAAAGGTAGAGGAAGGGCCAGGGCCTTGACATGCCACACTCTCACACCCAGCCTGACTACCTAGGAATGTCCCATCAGGCTCAGAAGGGTAGGGCTGGCCTTGCGGTGTGCCCCAGATCCTGGCAGGGACTCCATAGGGTCTGGAGGACTGAGGCCTGGCTTCCCTGTACAAGGGCAACAACCCTCCTGCTATGCAGTGAAACTTGCCAGGACTGCAGGCTCGAGCCACAGTACTCAGACCATGAGTTCTACCTGCTTCCCAGGGCTGTCCACTTGAGCTCAGCAGCATGTCCTTGCTTATGTCTGACCCCATCAATCTAGGTTAAATCACGCTCTGGGGCCCAGAAGCTCCCAGTGTGGGGAGCTTCTCCTATATCAGAAGGGCACCTGCAGAGGCATGGGGGCTCACACAGATGCACCTCATGTAAAACATCCTCCCCTCCTGACACATCTCTAAGTACAGACATCAACCACCCTGGCACACAGACACTCAGAAACGTAAGTGTGTGGACCCATACCCCTTCGACCACAAAACTCATGGCATGGGGAAGTAAACACCAACTCGTGCTGTGCTCTCCAAAGTCCATTGTGAAAATCAAACACTTGTCAGCCCCTCAAGAGCCTGTGACTTTTCCAGAAGCAGTTCCTGTTCCAGAGGGAGGCCTCTGGAGCTGGaggtgggctggggcaggggccacATAGGAAGCTAAGCCCAGAAGACCATGGTTGAAAAGCCATTGTCCCCTGTACCTCCTGTGGATGCAGCCATGACCCTGTTGGTGCCTAATGCCTGCCAGAGGCTGTAGCTAGCAGCACAGTGCCCACCTCAGAGGGGACAGTCTGCCCTGCAGAGGGAAGCGAGGTTCACATAACTCAAGGGAAGAGTCACTCAGCAAGGTGGAGttggaggcaggatttgaactcagaacCCTGACCCACCCCCCACTGAGAGCCCCAACTCACCTCTGCAGCTTGGGAGCTGAATATGGCTGTGTACACCAGGATTGTTGCTGTTAGATGAGATCTTACCGTGGAGGAATGTTCTGGAATCTTGCTGGCTGGACTTGCACATGGTTGTCATTCCCTCAGCTCACAGAGGCTGTGGGGCAGAGGTTCCTGGCTGGGAACAGCTTGCCGACTGCTCTGGGTCCTTGGTGGGAGATGAGGTGAGCTGTCACAGGACTATGTCATTTGGCTGGAATCTGCCTAGGTGGACAGTGGGGCAGGGCTGTGAGAGTCCTCCTCACACTCATGTCTCACTGTGGCCACAGCTACAGGCTctaggaagagaaggggaggCTGGAGTTGGAATGGGCCCCAGTGTGGCACAGCCAGCCCAAAGGCCTCTTGGGATAACAGGCAGGATGGGAagccggggaggggggcgggggtagAAGCTCGATTCAATgtctcccaggcccctccccccagccacttCAGGCCAGGAAGTCCAAGCTGTGCCCAGAGGCCCctcagagggagggggaagactTGGCAGGTCAGACTGCCCAGGAGGGCTGCAGAACGCTCAAGAGGGTGGGCAGGTGGGCTGCCAATTCTTGGAAAGACTCATTAATGAAAACCCCCGAGGCTGACCACCTTGGGGAAAGGCTCACCTTTCCATGTGTAGCTGATAAGGGCCAGGAGATTCCACAGTTCAGGTAGTTCCCCCGCCTCCCTGGTGTTTTGTGGTCACCATTAATCATTTCCTCTAACTGTGTATATAAGAGCTCTTTTGCCAGTGAGCCCAGTGCTCAGAGAGAAAGGCTAAAGTCCTAAGGAGGATGTGGCTGCAGAACCTGCTTCTCCTGAGCACTGTGGTCTGCAGCACCTccgcacccacccacccacccagccctgccacccGGCCCTGGCAGCATGTGGATGCCATCAAGGAGGCCCTGAGCATTCTGAACCACAGTAAAGACACTGCTGCTGTGATGGTGAGTGAGGGAGCACAGGCCATGCCTGGGTCACTTTGCTGGCCTGGACCTGCCATGCCTGTCAGCTTGATCACacaacattttccttttctacagAGTGAAACAACAGAAGTCATCTCTGAAATGTTTGACTCCCAGGTAAGATACCTCTCTGACACAACCTCTCAAAGGCCTCGGCCCTGGGGAGTGACTCCATTTTAGATGGACCGTCACAGGGTTGTCCACTTTCTCTCCAGTCAGCTGGCTGCCAGAAGGAGGGTTGCTCAGGAGGCCACTGGCTTTGCCCCTGTGGTAGTCACGTGAGCTCCTTTATTAGCTGACCAGCCATGGACAGACCTAGCATTCAAGGGGCTAGGGGTCACCAGGGGACAGGTGGGTAAGTGGGGGTTATGTCATGAGACAGGGAATGTGGGCTTGGGGCACTCACTGTGGCCTGAGACCAAGCCCTGTGGACACGGTACTGGCTACTGACGGGCACAGAAGGGTTTCAGGAACAAACTTTGCTCACACAGCAGGTCTGGGCGAGAGCCCCCTCCTACTTCCCCCTGAATGCTGGGAGGACAGTGACCTCTGTTTTCTGGGGACTGGGACCCTCTTGAGATGCCAGGCCAAGGGAATGTGGCTGTGCTGGCTGGGAATGGCCTGAGCTGAGTGGTGAGGACGAGTCAGACTCATGCCTGCAGTGGACAGGGGGACAGGACAGTGTGTATAACCGGGTCCAGCCTGAGATTAGTCAGGAATAATCCTgtgcccctcccaggccctgctcTTGGGAGATAGGGATGAGAACAGGAAGGAGTGATGGGGAGGATGTCCTGCGCCTACCAGAGCACACTTGGCCACTGCTCACCAAAGAATGGACATTTTCCCCAGGAGCCGACATGCCTGCAGACTCGCCTGGAGCTGTACAAGCAGGGCCTGCGGGGCAGCCTCACTAGTCTCGAGGGCCCCTTGACCATGATGGCCAGCCACTACAAGCAGCACTGCCCCCCCACTCAGGTGAGTGCCCACATCAGGTCCCCAAGCGGGAAGGTCTCATTCTAGGAGGGTGGAGGAATGGTTGGGGAGAGACCTTTGGCTGTGGGTGTTCAAGACCCCAAAGGGTTTCTGAGTCAACAGATTTGTAATGACTAGCCCCTCCTGAGAGGGAGCAACTCTAGGAGTTAAAGCCCTGGACTCGAGAGCCTATGGCATTCCCTAGCGGGAGCTGCTACTATCTTTATTATTACCATTAATGAGGTCAGAGGTGAGGCAAATACAAGGAAACTCAAGACCTGCCTAAGGCCCAGAGGAAGTTCCGGGGCCCAAGTGCCACCTCCTAAAAGGACTTTCCCCTGGCCCCTCCTGGGATGCCTGGATTGCATGGGAGCAAGGAGGAAAGCTTACCTGAAATGGAAAAAGTCCCCAAGCATTCTTTTCCTGTGGGAAAAAAGTGAGGCCTGTGGCCTTGACTCCTGCCCCTTCTGGGCTGCTAGAGACTTCCTGGGCCCAACTGCTGTGCCCTGGCCTGGGACCAAAGAGGCAGTGGCCTAGCTGCCCAGCAGACCAGCCTCCGGCTTGTACTTTATCAGGCCCCTGGCCCCGGCTGCCATTGACAGAGCTGTGCACCTTTTGGGTGACACATGAGTGGCAGCATGTCACCTGACCCAGGTCAGCTGGTGTGTCCCAGACAGGCCTTCTGGCCTCTGAGTTCTAAGAGGCAGCACAGAAACATGCTGATGCTTCCCCCACATTACCCACTCATGCCTGAActcgttttattttttttcttttctttcttaaggaaACTTCCTGTGAAACCCAGATTATCACCTTTAAAAGTTTCAAAGAGAACCTGAAGGGTTTTCTTTTTACCATCCCCTTTGACTGCTGGGAGGCAGTCCAGAAGTGAAGCAGGCCAGACCAGCCAGAAGCCAGCCTGGGAGCTTACCTCACAGATCACTGCCCTCCCATCCACAAAGAGCCAAACAAAACTCAGGATCTTCACCCTTGGAGGGACCACAGGGTGGGCCAGGGCTGTAGGAAGCACAGACTTGCTCTGGGTCATGTTGACCCTGATACGGGTGTGGTAGGGGAAACAGGAGATGTTTTACACTGGCAGGGatcagtaatatttatttatatatttatgtattttaatatttatttatttatttatttaatttcataccCCATATTTATTCAAGATGTTTTaccataataataaattattaaaaatctgtTCTTATTTGTGcagtttttcagtttgttttctgcCATGAGCAAATGCTCAAGGTGCTCTCCTTTACCCAggtcagggaggggaggaaactGGGAGCTGGGGAAGGGAACACGGGCCTGCAGCAGATCAGGCACAATTGGACAGGCAGTGCTGTCAGAGCACAGGGGAGATGACAGCCCTCCTGGGTGTAACATTCTGCACATCCGGACATGCTTCCGTGAATGCTCAAAGGTTCCCACCCCAGAGAGAGGTTTCCAGGTTCACTTGGAAGTCCAAGTAACCCAGACAGTGGGAATCTTGCTCCAGAAAAGGGGTATCATCCTCCCTGGGCAGGTGGGGGGTTCCTGGGCTTGGCTGGTCACTGGCTGAATGGGCAAAACACCTGTGCCCTTCAGAGGCCTGGACCCTGTGGCCATGCCCTGTCCCTCACACTCAGGGCTTCAGCCACTCCCAAGGTGAACCAGCAGATAGACTAGCTGTTcaggaaaaagaaaccaaaccaaagGGGTCAGAGCTCAGTATATTTACCAAACTTTCCCCAAGATGAGTGATCTTAATCTTTGAGAGTCAGAATGTAAGTTCATAATTTGTTGGTACATGGCTCTAGTGTGGCATGTTTTGGagctagtttttgtttttacatgaaGTTTTGCATGTAATTAGGCATTTTCCCCACAAATCCACGGCCTTCAGGCTGAGAAAATAGTAGCTCTCCTTACTCTCCTTGCTTTGCCAATGGGGCTGGAGGACTTGTTCCTGAACCTCTTCTCCTGTGTCCCTCCTGGGGTCTGTGAGGAAGAGGGTGTGTCCCTAAGTGTCAAATGGGCAGCAGGGCCAGCCTTTACCTTGATGGGTGGGCCCGGGGAAGCTGGTTTGGTGCAGTTCTAGCTCATGCCTGGCTCTTTCTTCATCCCACTTGCTCCCTCTGCTCTGGCTATCTCACCTGCAGACAGCACCAGTCCTGGCCAAAGACCTGCCCCACACACAGGCGGAAAGGTCATGACTTCAGATGTGATCATGAATAAAAATTCTTAGACAAAGCCTGAATTTCAGCAAAGACAAGAATCCACTAAGTATGCTGTAGTCATAGAAAATGCATGAAAAACACATCTTGCCCAGAGATAAGGCAGGTCCTCTCTGTCTTCCATATAAACCAGCGATAACTGATAAGAGATTTAGCATTTCCTTAGACTCTTGTATATAAGTACCTCTCCCCACAGAAATGCTATCAAGCCCAGGGCTCAGATCAGCTTGGAGCCACCCTCAACTCATACCATGTACCTGTACGTGCTCCTGGGGCTTGGAAAGCCATTCCACCCCAATGAAGATAGTCAGCGTGTCTCCCCAGGACAATCACACAGCAGTCTGTGCTGAGATTCAGAAAGAACTCATGGCTGACAACATAACATACAACGTAAGTCTGGGTCTTCATCAAACATCACTTTGCTCTCAGTGGCCCTTTGGGTTTCTAACCAACTTTTCCCACTTCTAGGGTTCCTTCAAAAGGCCCCAGAACACCAGTGAAGTAAGGAGCAGTCACCCCATGGTCATTTCTGACCACATTTGAAAGGGATCACCCAGggcagagaaaagaacaaaagttgTTGGGTCAAGAAATCTGGGGAGAAAGCTGGGAGTTTGCAGATCAAGTCTCCGGCTCAGGCAGCAAATGAACCAGCGGCCAGGTTTTGCCAGGCTCTCTGATCACTGTCCCAGAGCAGCCCTGTGCCTGGAGGGAGACCAGATACCCACTGCAATGCTCACAGGGCCCATGGGTCTCCTGTGGGAGAATCAGGGTAGGGCCTGAATTTCAGTCCAGGGCGCCATCTGGCCAGGGTAACCAGGGATGGATGAGGTTGAGGGTCAGCTGATGGTTTGCTGGGCACCACCACCAACTCAATGCCCCCAACCCTGTTTTAGGAGCTCTGCTATGGGAAGATTAGAGAGGGCTTTATCTCCACCCTGAATGAAATCTCTAAGAAATATAACAATGATTACCACATAGAAAAggacatgcagaaaaaaaaaaaaaagaaaagaaaagaaaagaaaaggacatgcAGGAACTTACCAAAATCTGCCCAAAGCTGAAAGTAAGTAGCTGTTTGTTCTTAGGGGAACCTGAGACATCTTTTCTTTTACCACCACAGCCAGAGGCCCAGTGGGGCAAAGCGCTTCTTATGGCCCCCATCTGCCACATGTGAGTCTTCAGGTACTACTTTCTGATCCAAAAGAAGTTCACTCACTGACAGGGCCTGAAGCTTAGGGGAGTGGAGATTCAGGTGTCGTTCTAGAGGTTGCTGTCATGCTCTCTACCAAGCCCCTATGCACAGGGGTCAGTGTGCAACAGGTCAGAGCAGGGCTGGTTGTGGACTCAgcctggggaaagggaagggccAACCCCAGTTGGGTGACCAGTCTAAACTGGCTCCGGTTTGCCCTGCCCTTGGGGCCCCTTCTGGGCTAAGGAGCTCCACTGGGAGCGTACAATGTGGGGATGGGCAGTGGCTTAGGGGGACATGTTGTGGGGAAACAACTGAGGTGCCCTGCTTTCTTTACCCACGTTGCTCTTTGTCTGCTGTGTCCTCCCGCCCTGCGTGTCCTCATGTCCCTGTCCTGGGAAGCCACGAGACCTCCCCACACCCTGCTGGGTCTCTCCCCAGAGCTATGGATGGTCCTCAGACCTGGGGCTCCACTATCACCAGATGGGCCCCAGTGCCCTCCCTAAGACAGATGGGGAGGGCCTGCCCGAGTTACCTCCTAGGGGATGAGGGGGGGTCTTACAGGGCCCTTATGGCTGGGAGAACAgaatttgcttctatttttttctgctaagaaaataaatatgtatttcttatttagtCAACAGAACCACACAAGAACTGTAATACTGAGACAAGTAATTTCTCAGAGTTCAAAGAAGCCTTACAGAGCTTGTCATATCTATAGAGGGATGGAAATTTGTAAAAGGACCAAGGGCATCCTCTGAGATCTCATCCTCTCACGTCCTGGTGCCCTAGAGTTTCAGGAAATGGGACTGGAGGAGCCTCAGGAATAATTTACAGCCAGGGTGGGGTAAGAATTTGCTGGCCCTGGGTCAGCAGATGAGGCTGAGGGTGGGTAATGATGGGGGTGTGCTTGAGGAAATATTTCTGTAACTgatacatcagcacttgctgctttaaTAAAGCTGGGGTGTGGAAATGCTGGTGAGTAATAAGAGTCATGATAGTGTCCACTCCCTCTGGGGTCTTGATACACTggaaggggcagggggctggggttgaTGGCCCCATACCATGGCTCCTGACCTAGAGGGCCAGGGGTCTCTCAGGAAGGGATGCTCAAGAAGGCGAGTGGGAACCCCACCTCATCTGCCCCTCCACTGTACTTCCAGTGC
The Physeter macrocephalus isolate SW-GA chromosome 8, ASM283717v5, whole genome shotgun sequence genome window above contains:
- the CSF2 gene encoding granulocyte-macrophage colony-stimulating factor, with the translated sequence MWLQNLLLLSTVVCSTSAPTHPPSPATRPWQHVDAIKEALSILNHSKDTAAVMSETTEVISEMFDSQEPTCLQTRLELYKQGLRGSLTSLEGPLTMMASHYKQHCPPTQETSCETQIITFKSFKENLKGFLFTIPFDCWEAVQK